The proteins below come from a single Caldisalinibacter kiritimatiensis genomic window:
- a CDS encoding HU family DNA-binding protein, whose amino-acid sequence MNKSELITSIAEKSGLTKKDAESALNAFMKSVEEALTSGDKVQLVGFGTFEVRERKARKGRNPRNPQEVIDIPASKAPVFKAGKTLKEAVNK is encoded by the coding sequence GTGAACAAATCAGAATTAATTACAAGCATTGCAGAAAAAAGTGGTTTAACTAAAAAAGACGCAGAAAGCGCATTAAACGCATTCATGAAAAGTGTAGAAGAGGCTTTAACTAGTGGGGACAAGGTTCAATTAGTTGGATTTGGAACTTTCGAAGTTAGAGAAAGAAAAGCAAGAAAAGGTAGAAACCCAAGAAACCCACAAGAAGTTATCGATATCCCAGCTTCAAAAGCGCCTGTATTCAAAGCTGGTAAAACATTAAAAGAAGC